The DNA segment ATCACTTTTATATCCACTAATTCTTGAATAAAATGGTATCTGCAAACCTTGTGCTTGCGGAATTTCAATCTCTTGTAATTTTTCAAAATCCTGACAGTCGACTAACTCAGCTTTATTTTCTAAAGCAACAACTAAAAGCCCTACTGCATTTTTTGAACAAAACGATCTAAAATCTAACCTTTTTGGAGTTTGACGATATTCTTGTATCATATGAGCACCAAATAAATCAGGATGCAAAAAATATAAATCACTAAATTTTTGTGCGATATAATCATACACTTTTTTATCAGGAGCTATGATTAAAGCTCTATCATAAAGATAATTTAAAACTACCTTATCATCAATCTCTGGTAAAACATTTGGTAAAGGCATAGCATCTTGAGTCAACATATCAAATACTTTAAATTGTAGCTTTACTAAGCCGTTTTCACGTCCTACAACACTC comes from the Campylobacter insulaenigrae NCTC 12927 genome and includes:
- a CDS encoding plasminogen-binding N-terminal domain-containing protein; amino-acid sequence: MVRLIIMSLCFAVFSYAKSFDLIQTKLEKVEDIYGYVQDDPRILMHSSGIVVHSIENQDSIIARVSVVGRENGLVKLQFKVFDMLTQDAMPLPNVLPEIDDKVVLNYLYDRALIIAPDKKVYDYIAQKFSDLYFLHPDLFGAHMIQEYRQTPKRLDFRSFCSKNAVGLLVVALENKAELVDCQDFEKLQEIEIPQAQGLQIPFYSRISGYKSDIFSLNDEAIENYYIYYKNLISLTREQ